A single genomic interval of Terriglobus albidus harbors:
- a CDS encoding response regulator produces MPKPIILAVDDDTSVLEAVVQDLRRHYGQQYRILRAASGKAALDTAEQLKERGEQVALFLSDQRMPGMTGVELLENVIPLYPDAKRALLTAYADTEAAIRAINSAKIHYYLNKPWDPPEEKLYPVLDDLLEAWQQGYKPAFEGLRVIGTRWSPQDHATRDFLGRNHVQYQWLNLEQHPEAAKLLEEHKLDAKNLPVVCFGNGDVLVQPSQLELAQKIGLRTQAEQQFYDLVVIGAGPAGLAAGVYGASEGLRTLIVEPEAPGGQAGSSSRIENYLGFPQGLSGEELAKRATLQANRLGAEFLTQRATCVRSENNYHIITMADGNEVSCHVCLVATGVSYCKLAVPGADRFTGAGVYYGASMSEAISCANEEVYIVGGANSAGQSAMHFSNYAASVRMLVRGGGLEKSMSKYLIDQIASRPNITVETQTEIVGFDGDGHLECITVKTPKGEEKRSTSSVFIFIGAAPKTDWLPSTVLTDARGFILAGPDLPSDLRAKLKIDRDPFLLESSVPGIFVAGDVRHGSVKRCASAVGEGSIAVQFVHQYLANLSR; encoded by the coding sequence ATGCCCAAACCAATCATCCTCGCAGTCGACGACGATACCAGCGTTCTGGAAGCGGTAGTCCAGGACCTTCGCCGCCATTACGGGCAGCAATACCGTATCCTCCGGGCCGCCAGCGGCAAAGCAGCGCTCGATACGGCTGAACAGCTCAAAGAACGCGGTGAGCAGGTCGCACTCTTCCTCTCAGACCAGCGCATGCCCGGTATGACCGGTGTGGAACTGCTGGAAAACGTTATCCCCCTCTATCCAGACGCCAAGCGCGCCCTGCTGACCGCCTACGCGGACACCGAAGCGGCTATTCGGGCGATCAACTCCGCCAAGATCCACTACTACCTAAACAAGCCCTGGGATCCGCCGGAGGAGAAGCTTTACCCCGTCCTGGACGACCTTCTGGAAGCCTGGCAGCAGGGTTACAAACCTGCATTCGAGGGACTTCGGGTCATCGGCACCCGCTGGTCGCCCCAGGATCACGCCACACGGGACTTTCTCGGCCGTAACCACGTGCAGTATCAGTGGCTGAACCTGGAACAGCATCCTGAGGCCGCCAAGCTCCTGGAAGAGCACAAGCTCGACGCTAAAAACCTGCCGGTGGTCTGCTTCGGGAACGGGGATGTCCTCGTACAGCCGTCACAGCTCGAACTCGCCCAGAAGATCGGACTCCGTACCCAGGCCGAGCAGCAGTTCTACGACCTGGTTGTCATCGGGGCAGGTCCAGCCGGCCTGGCCGCTGGCGTCTACGGCGCCTCCGAAGGGCTTCGCACCCTGATCGTCGAGCCCGAGGCTCCTGGTGGACAGGCAGGCTCCTCCTCCCGCATCGAGAACTACCTTGGCTTCCCCCAGGGCCTCTCCGGCGAAGAGCTGGCCAAGCGGGCCACCCTGCAGGCGAACCGTCTCGGAGCCGAGTTCCTCACCCAGCGCGCTACCTGCGTCCGCAGCGAGAACAACTATCACATCATCACGATGGCCGACGGCAACGAGGTCTCCTGCCACGTCTGCCTGGTCGCTACGGGTGTCTCCTACTGCAAGCTCGCAGTCCCGGGAGCCGATCGCTTTACCGGAGCAGGGGTTTACTACGGTGCTTCGATGAGCGAAGCCATCTCCTGCGCCAATGAAGAGGTCTACATCGTAGGCGGAGCAAATTCCGCCGGCCAGTCCGCCATGCACTTCTCCAACTACGCCGCTTCCGTACGGATGCTGGTCCGCGGCGGTGGCCTGGAAAAGTCGATGTCGAAGTATCTGATCGATCAGATCGCCTCCCGTCCGAACATCACGGTCGAAACCCAAACCGAGATCGTCGGTTTCGATGGCGATGGACATCTTGAGTGCATTACCGTGAAGACCCCGAAGGGCGAAGAGAAGCGTTCCACCTCTTCTGTCTTTATCTTCATCGGCGCCGCACCCAAGACCGATTGGCTGCCCTCGACTGTTTTGACTGACGCTCGCGGCTTCATCCTTGCCGGTCCGGACCTTCCTTCCGATCTGAGAGCAAAGCTCAAGATCGACCGCGATCCGTTCCTGTTGGAGAGCAGTGTCCCCGGCATCTTTGTCGCCGGTGATGTTCGCCATGGCTCCGTCAAGCGCTGTGCCTCCGCCGTTGGCGAAGGCTCTATCGCCGTCCAGTTCGTTCACCAATATCTCGCAAACCTTTCCAGATGA
- a CDS encoding ATP-binding protein, protein MMIDLTQTVSLTPAEVTERLRALPVFSTLSEEELNCISSAPVVHVPAGQILAQQGEKLTLFGILLQGAVRGYYNYGTKQAQTISTLEAGAVMGEYALITQQAIPVTAEAVEDCLILSYAAEEFWGLMARCPAMRNFILGQLNERLRGAQHRSIQEEKLAALGTLTAGLMHELNNPGAAASRAASQLRSNLRLMHELGKAFSKEHDKREFECVWALQERAFSSERPQCMSSLEEADAEEALAEWLESNNVSNSWGLAPILTSIGITTHDLDCLKAEAIEDGKHSVENIIAWLASMVSSMQLVGTIEESITRITGLVKAVKTYTYEGKSGQSIDLNESVHATLILLKHKIYEKQLSIKKSFAGGLPPLSVHAAGLNQIWTNLLDNAIDAAPSQGGEITVKTGTNGGRIFVTIGDNGAGIAPEDQGKIFETFFTTKPMGVGTGLGLGIAQRIAEQAGGAISFFSEPGKTEFTVSFPIKQESK, encoded by the coding sequence ATGATGATTGACCTAACCCAGACCGTGTCGCTCACACCCGCCGAAGTTACCGAAAGACTTCGTGCGCTGCCTGTCTTCTCCACCCTCTCCGAAGAGGAGTTGAACTGTATCTCGTCAGCTCCTGTCGTGCATGTCCCTGCAGGGCAGATCCTTGCCCAGCAGGGAGAGAAGCTGACCCTGTTCGGCATACTGCTGCAGGGGGCGGTCCGTGGCTACTACAACTACGGCACCAAACAGGCGCAGACGATCTCCACCCTCGAAGCTGGAGCGGTCATGGGCGAATACGCCCTCATCACCCAACAAGCCATCCCAGTCACGGCAGAAGCCGTGGAGGACTGCCTGATCCTCTCCTACGCTGCAGAGGAGTTCTGGGGCTTGATGGCGCGCTGCCCTGCCATGCGCAACTTTATTCTGGGCCAGTTGAACGAGCGGTTGCGCGGCGCACAGCACCGCTCCATTCAGGAAGAAAAGCTCGCGGCCCTGGGTACCCTCACCGCTGGTCTGATGCACGAGCTGAATAACCCCGGCGCAGCCGCCAGCCGCGCTGCCAGCCAGCTCCGAAGCAACCTTCGCCTGATGCATGAGCTGGGCAAAGCATTCTCCAAAGAGCACGATAAGCGCGAATTCGAGTGCGTCTGGGCGCTGCAGGAGCGCGCCTTCTCCTCCGAGCGGCCGCAGTGCATGAGCTCCCTGGAAGAGGCCGACGCCGAAGAGGCACTAGCCGAGTGGCTGGAATCGAATAACGTCTCCAACTCCTGGGGCCTGGCTCCGATCCTTACCTCGATCGGCATTACCACCCACGATCTGGATTGCCTCAAGGCTGAGGCAATCGAAGATGGCAAGCACTCCGTCGAAAACATCATCGCCTGGCTCGCCTCGATGGTCAGCTCCATGCAACTGGTAGGCACCATCGAAGAGAGCATCACCCGCATCACCGGCCTCGTCAAAGCGGTAAAGACTTACACCTACGAAGGCAAGAGCGGACAATCCATCGACTTGAACGAGAGCGTGCATGCCACGCTCATTCTTTTGAAACACAAGATCTACGAGAAACAGCTAAGCATCAAAAAGAGCTTTGCCGGCGGCCTTCCTCCCCTCTCTGTCCACGCCGCGGGCCTGAACCAGATCTGGACCAATCTCCTCGACAACGCCATCGACGCCGCGCCCAGCCAGGGAGGCGAGATCACCGTCAAGACCGGAACGAACGGCGGCCGCATCTTCGTCACCATCGGGGACAACGGAGCCGGTATTGCACCGGAAGACCAGGGCAAGATCTTCGAGACCTTCTTCACGACCAAGCCGATGGGCGTTGGCACCGGACTCGGACTCGGCATCGCACAACGCATCGCCGAACAGGCGGGCGGCGCCATCAGCTTTTTCTCAGAGCCGGGCAAGACGGAGTTTACCGTCAGCTTCCCCATCAAGCAGGAGTCGAAGTAG
- a CDS encoding response regulator, whose product MARILCVDDESDALLLKCAILDRAGHTAIPAPSVTQALAHLRTTPFDAIVMDWQLGTEDGHLLLQQIKQLSTAPVIVVSGYVFRAFQSSEPTADIYLEKPVDPSELVTILETLLRPSANTATLAS is encoded by the coding sequence GTGGCCCGCATTCTCTGCGTCGATGATGAGTCGGATGCTTTGCTTCTGAAATGCGCAATTCTGGATCGGGCCGGTCACACGGCGATCCCGGCTCCATCTGTTACCCAGGCACTGGCACATCTGCGGACGACGCCCTTCGACGCCATCGTGATGGACTGGCAGCTTGGCACAGAAGACGGTCACCTTCTGCTGCAGCAGATCAAACAGCTCTCTACAGCTCCGGTCATCGTCGTCTCCGGATATGTCTTCCGCGCCTTTCAGTCTTCGGAACCGACAGCCGACATCTATCTTGAAAAGCCAGTCGATCCTTCGGAGCTGGTCACCATCCTGGAAACGCTCCTCCGCCCGTCAGCGAACACGGCTACGCTTGCCAGCTAG
- the pruA gene encoding L-glutamate gamma-semialdehyde dehydrogenase yields the protein MSILDLPPFENEPFVNFNDPAAAQSMREGLDTVAGLLGKEYDLIIGGRRVAASEKIISVNPARTGQVVGIHQRATEEHAEQAMQAAQAAFQTWSRLPMEDRVKVLIRTAQLVRARKFEFCAWLTYEVGKNWAEADADVGETIDFLEFYAREALKLDQSTTPIQYPGERNRLRYMPLGVGAVIPPWNFPLAIMAGMTVAAIVCGNTVVLKPSADAPTIAARFVAVLEEAGLPDGVVNLLQGEGPEVGRALVDHPQTRFISFTGSKAVGLEIHERAAKTQPGQKFIKRTILELGGKDSIIVEADCDLDAAVDGVIASAFGFNGQKCSACSRVIVNQAIYDTFTDKLRDKVSALKTGDPVENVYTGPVSSQRAFDRVMSYLALGKTEGKLLLGGNAIPTKENGYYIEPTIFTDVAPTARIAQEEIFGPVLAVIKSHDFDDALSIANNTEYGLTGALYSNSAAKLDRALVEFHVGNLYFNRKCTGAMVGAHPFGGFNMSGTDSKAGGADYLLLFTQAKSIAEKVQ from the coding sequence ATGTCGATCCTTGACCTGCCCCCGTTTGAGAACGAACCCTTTGTTAATTTCAACGACCCGGCCGCAGCGCAATCTATGCGCGAAGGCCTCGATACGGTAGCAGGGCTCCTCGGCAAAGAGTACGACCTCATCATTGGCGGCAGACGTGTCGCCGCCTCCGAAAAGATCATCTCCGTCAATCCTGCGCGTACCGGACAAGTTGTCGGCATTCATCAGCGCGCCACCGAAGAGCATGCCGAGCAGGCAATGCAGGCAGCGCAAGCGGCCTTTCAGACCTGGTCCCGCCTTCCCATGGAAGATCGCGTGAAGGTCCTGATCCGCACCGCTCAGCTTGTACGGGCACGCAAGTTCGAGTTCTGCGCCTGGCTGACCTACGAAGTTGGCAAAAACTGGGCAGAAGCAGATGCTGACGTGGGCGAGACCATTGACTTCCTCGAGTTCTACGCCCGCGAAGCTTTGAAGCTCGACCAGTCCACAACGCCGATCCAGTATCCCGGTGAGCGCAACCGGCTCCGCTACATGCCTTTGGGTGTGGGCGCCGTGATTCCCCCGTGGAATTTTCCCCTCGCCATCATGGCGGGCATGACGGTTGCCGCCATCGTCTGTGGCAACACTGTCGTTCTTAAGCCATCGGCCGATGCGCCGACCATCGCCGCACGCTTCGTCGCCGTATTGGAAGAGGCGGGTCTGCCCGACGGAGTTGTAAATCTGCTGCAGGGCGAAGGCCCCGAAGTCGGCCGTGCTCTCGTCGACCATCCCCAGACCCGCTTCATCTCCTTCACCGGCTCGAAGGCGGTTGGCCTGGAGATTCACGAGCGCGCCGCTAAGACGCAGCCCGGGCAGAAGTTCATCAAGCGCACCATCCTCGAGCTGGGCGGAAAAGACTCCATCATCGTCGAAGCGGACTGCGATCTCGATGCGGCGGTTGATGGCGTCATCGCCTCAGCCTTCGGATTCAACGGCCAGAAGTGCTCCGCCTGCTCGCGCGTCATCGTCAACCAGGCTATCTATGACACCTTCACCGACAAACTCCGCGACAAGGTCTCTGCACTCAAAACGGGCGATCCCGTCGAGAACGTTTATACCGGTCCGGTGAGCAGCCAGCGCGCCTTCGACCGTGTGATGAGCTATCTCGCTCTAGGGAAAACGGAAGGCAAGCTGCTTCTGGGCGGCAACGCTATCCCCACCAAAGAAAACGGCTACTACATTGAGCCCACAATATTTACCGATGTTGCACCAACGGCTCGCATTGCTCAGGAAGAGATCTTTGGCCCGGTGCTTGCCGTAATCAAGTCGCATGACTTCGACGATGCGCTCTCCATTGCCAATAACACCGAGTACGGTCTGACCGGAGCCCTTTACTCCAACTCCGCCGCTAAACTCGACCGTGCCCTGGTGGAGTTCCACGTCGGCAACCTGTACTTCAACCGCAAGTGCACCGGCGCGATGGTCGGAGCGCACCCCTTCGGGGGCTTCAATATGAGTGGTACGGACTCCAAGGCGGGCGGGGCAGACTATCTGCTACTCTTCACGCAGGCGAAGTCCATCGCTGAAAAAGTGCAGTAA
- a CDS encoding helix-turn-helix transcriptional regulator produces the protein MARVLVRDDETRIVAQCGDEQRLMESVRTFRASIVLVGRSMCSDLPALFAAVHESGSRLILVLEKGEEPTQETRAKAFGVVNRDVDGQALVECVRRVTRGQRVFPETKPSAGAKDDMGHLVREKLTPREMQVVGLIVQGCRNKDIANQLGTKEQVVKNYLRSVYGKVGVSDRLELALFAIHHHVVEGVAVT, from the coding sequence ATGGCGAGGGTTTTAGTCCGCGACGATGAGACTCGCATCGTCGCGCAGTGTGGCGATGAACAACGGCTGATGGAGTCCGTGCGTACGTTCCGGGCATCGATCGTTTTGGTGGGCCGGTCTATGTGCAGCGACCTGCCCGCACTGTTCGCCGCAGTCCATGAGTCGGGTAGCCGACTGATCCTGGTCCTGGAAAAGGGCGAGGAACCGACCCAGGAGACACGGGCCAAGGCTTTTGGCGTAGTGAACCGGGACGTGGACGGCCAGGCTCTGGTGGAGTGTGTGCGCCGGGTAACCCGCGGGCAGCGGGTATTTCCGGAGACGAAGCCGTCCGCCGGGGCAAAGGATGATATGGGCCATCTCGTACGCGAGAAGCTTACGCCGCGCGAGATGCAGGTCGTGGGTCTGATCGTCCAGGGATGCCGCAACAAGGACATCGCCAACCAGTTAGGCACCAAGGAGCAGGTTGTCAAAAACTACCTGCGCAGTGTCTACGGTAAGGTCGGCGTTTCGGACCGGCTGGAGCTGGCGCTGTTCGCCATCCATCACCATGTGGTTGAGGGTGTGGCTGTTACCTAG